From Camelina sativa cultivar DH55 chromosome 7, Cs, whole genome shotgun sequence, one genomic window encodes:
- the LOC104701190 gene encoding peroxiredoxin-2B, protein MAPIAVGDVVPDGTISFFDENDQLQTVSVYSLAAGKKVILFGVPGAFTPTCSMKHVPGFIEKADELKSKGVDEIICFSVNDPFVMKAWGKTYPENKHVKFVADGSGEYTHLLGLELDLKDKGLGVRSRRFALLLDNLKVTVANVETGGEFTVSSAEDILKAL, encoded by the exons ATGGCTCCAATTGCTGTCGGTGATGTTGTACCAGACGGAACTATCTCATTCTTCGATGAGAATGATCAGCTTCAGACCGTCTCCGTTTACTCTCTCGCCGCCGGTAAAAAAGTCATCCTCTTTGGTGTCCCTGGTGCTTTCACTCCCACTTGCAG TATGAAGCATGTTCCTGGGTTCATTGAGAAAGCAGATGAGCTGAAGTCAAAGGGTGTTGATGAGATCATTTGCTTTAGCG TGAACGATCCATTTGTGATGAAGGCATGGGGAAAGACATACCCAGAGAACAAGCATGTGAAGTTTGTAGCTGACGGGTCAGGGGAATACACACACCTTCTAGGACTGGAGCTTGACCTCAAGGACAAGGGTCTTGGTGTTAGGTCAAGGAGATTCGCTCTGTTGCTCGATAACCTCAAGGTGACTGTAGCCAATGTTGAAACTGGTGGCGAGTTCACTGTTTCCAGCGCCGAAGATATCCTCAAGGCTCTCTAA
- the LOC104701189 gene encoding peroxiredoxin-2C-like, translating to MAPITVGNVIPDGKISFFDENDQLQTVSIHSFAAGKKVVFFGVPGAFTPLCSMSHVPGFIEKAGEFKSKGIDEIICFSANDPYVMKAWGKTYTENKHVKFVGDGSGEYTHLLGLELDLKDKGMGVRTRRFAMLLDNLKVTVANVESGGEFTISSAQDILKAL from the exons ATGGCTCCAATTACAGTCGGCAATGTTATACCAGACGGAAAGATCTCATTCTTCGATGAGAATGATCAGCTTCAGACAGTCTCCATTCACTCTTTCGCCGCCGGTAAAAAAGTAGTTTTCTTTGGTGTCCCTGGTGCGTTCACTCCCCTTTGCAG TATGAGCCATGTGCCTGGATTCATTGAGAAAGCAGGGGAGTTTAAGTCAAAGGGTATTGATGAGATCATTTGCTTTAGCG CAAACGATCCGTATGTGATGAAGGCATGGGGAAAGACATACACAGAGAACAAGCACGTGAAGTTTGTAGGTGACGGGTCAGGGGAATACACACACCTTCTAGGACTTGAGCTTGACCTCAAGGACAAGGGTATGGGCGTTAGGACAAGGAGATTCGCTATGTTGCTCGATAACCTCAAGGTTACTGTAGCCAATGTTGAATCTGGCGGTGAGTTCACCATTTCCAGCGCCCAAGATATCCTCAAGGCTCTCTAG
- the LOC104701188 gene encoding glutamate decarboxylase 2-like — translation MVLARTATNSDESVCTMFGSRYVRTTLPKYEIGENSIPKDAAFQIIKDELMLDGNPRLNLASFVTTWMEPECNKLIMDSINKNYVDMDEYPVTTELQNRCVNIIARLFNAPLEEHETAVGVGTVGSSEAIMLAGLAFKRKWQNKRKAEGKPYDKPNIVTGANVQVCWEKFARYFEVELKEVKLSEGYYVMDPDKAAEMVDENTICVAAILGSTLNGEFEDVKRLNDLLVKKNEETGWTTPIHVDAASGGFIAPFIYPELEWDFRLPLVKSINVSGHKYGLVYAGIGWVVWRAQEDLPEELIFHINYLGSDQPTFTLNFSKGSSQIIAQYYQLIRLGFEGYKNVMENCIDNMMVLKEGIEKTERFNIVSKDQGVPVVAFSLKDHSFHNEFEISEMLRRFGWIVPAYTMPADAQHITVLRVVIREDFSRTLAERLVADISKVLHELDTLPSKISKKMGLEGVADNVKGKKVERELLMDVIVGWRKFVKDRKKMNGVC, via the exons atggtTCTCGCAAGAACGGCAACGAACAGTGATGAATCTGTCTGCACCATGTTCGGATCTCGCTATGTTCGCACTACACTTCCCAA gtatgagATCGGTGAGAACTCGATACCGAAGGACGCTGCGTTCCAGATCATCAAAGACGAGCTGATGCTTGATGGTAACCCCAGGCTTAACCTAGCTTCGTTCGTGACTACATGGATGGAGCCAGAGTGTAACAAACTCATCATGGACTCCATCAACAAGAACTACGTTGACATGGATGAGTACCCTGTCACCACCGAACTACAG AACCGATGTGTGAACATTATTGCTCGACTGTTCAATGCGCCACTTGAGGAACATGAGACTGCTGTGGGAGTAGGGACAGTTGGTTCTTCCGAAGCCATCATGTTAGCCGGACTGGCCTTCAAAAGAAAATGGCAGAACAAACGCAAGGCTGAGGGTAAACCCTATGACAAACCCAACATTGTCACTGGAGCCAATGTTCAA GTGTGCTGGGAGAAATTTGCTCGGTACTTCGAGGTTGAGCTCAAAGAGGTAAAGCTAAGTGAAGGTTACTACGTGATGGATCCAGACAAAGCAGCAGAGATGGTGGACGAGAACACAATCTGTGTCGCGGCCATATTGGGGTCAACACTCAACGGTGAGTTCGAAGACGTGAAGCGTCTCAATGACTTGCTGGTAAAGAAAAATGAGGAGACTGGCTGGACCACACCGATCCACGTGGATGCAGCAAGTGGAGGGTTCATTGCTCCATTTATCTACCCTGAATTGGAATGGGACTTTAGGCTTCCTTTGGTTAAGAGCATCAACGTGAGTGGTCACAAGTATGGACTGGTCTATGCTGGTATTGGTTGGGTCGTGTGGAGGGCACAAGAGGATTTGCCTGAAGAGCTTATCTTTCATATTAACTATCTTGGTTCTGATCAACCCACTTTCACCCTCAATTTCTCCAAAG GATCGAGCCAAATTATTGCTCAATACTACCAGCTCATTCGTCTTGGGTTCGAG GGCTACAAAAATGTGATGGAGAATTGCATTGACAACATGATGGTTCTCAAAGAAGGAATAGAGAAAACAGAGCGTTTCAACATAGTCTCAAAGGACCAAGGAGTGCCAGTGGTAGCCTTCTCTCTCAAGGACCATAGTTTCCACAACGAGTTCGAGATCTCTGAGATGCTACGTCGTTTCGGCTGGATCGTCCCGGCTTACACTATGCCTGCGGATGCACAGCACATCACGGTTCTGCGTGTTGTCATCAGGGAAGATTTCTCAAGAACACTCGCGGAGAGACTTGTGGCAGATATTTCCAAGGTGCTTCACGAGCTAGATACCTTGCCTTCCAAGATATCTAAGAAGATGGGACTAGAAGGGGTCGCGGATAATGTGAAGGGGAAAAAGGTGGAGAGGGAGCTTCTGATGGACGTTATTGTTGGATGGAGGAAGTTTGTGAAGGACAGGAAGAAGATGAATGGTGTGTGCTAA